Proteins co-encoded in one Malus domestica chromosome 09, GDT2T_hap1 genomic window:
- the LOC103443385 gene encoding uncharacterized protein, translating to MTHANLMNNYFNPNSVYTKEDFRRHFRMRHHVFEHYFMMSSRSIHTFDKSGTEQATLVYKDEYLREPNQGDLNRLIHKSEDRGFPDMIGSIDCMYWDWKNCPIEWQEGFSGRSRKPTVVLEAVASYDTWI from the exons ATGACACATGCCAATCtaatgaacaactacttcaaccccaactcggTGTACACAAAAGAAGATTTCAGACGTCACTTCCGGATGAGGCATCATGTCTTCGAGCATTACTTCATGATGTCCAGcaggtcaatccatactttcgacAAAAGTGGGACAGAGCAGGCCAccctg GTTTACAAAGACGAGTACCTTCGCGAGCCAAATCAAGGAGATCTAAATCGGCTCATTCACAAATCTGAAGACCGTGGGTTTCCGGACATGATAGGGTCAATAGACTGCATGTattgggattggaagaactgtcccaTCGAATGGCAAGAAGGCTTTAGcggaaggtcgagaaagccaactgttgtgttagaggcggttgcctcatatgacacatggatctag